One Cucumis sativus cultivar 9930 chromosome 1, Cucumber_9930_V3, whole genome shotgun sequence DNA segment encodes these proteins:
- the LOC101203761 gene encoding auxin-responsive protein IAA29 encodes MAMELQLGLALIPTNPIKPFDLNTHNNNPISLVFDSINHKKRSRHLDSPATFRQTLPLLLWNDHPNDGDDDDPNDPHSASSNDSDEEEEEENGLVGWPPLKKRRKSLFMKEGVGRRAVIRRPAVKNDGVFWRGLDLNNSRYVKVKMEGVGIARKVDLREHHSFDALRATLMKMFDETNSEGYKLTFQNTKGEWLLAENVTWRNFIGTVQRINLEKKSG; translated from the exons ATGGCTATGGAGCTTCAACTTGGTCTTGCTTTAATCCCCACCAATCCCATCAAACCCTTCGACTTAAACACCCATAACAACAATCCCATTTCCTTGGTTTTTGATTCTATCAATCACAAAAAGCGTTCTCGTCATCTCGACTCCCCTGCGACATTTCGTCAAACACTTCCTCTGCTTCTTTGGAATGACCATCCCAATGATGGCGATGACGATGACCCTAATGACCCCCATTCTGCCTCCTCTAATGATTC AGacgaggaggaggaagaggagaatGGGCTTGTGGGATGGCCGCCGCTtaagaagaggaggaagagtCTTTTTATGAAGGAAGGGGTTGGACGGAGAGCGGTGATCCGCCGTCCAGCGGTGAAGAACGACGGCGTGTTTTGGAGAGGATTGGATTTGAATAATTCTCGATACGTGAAAGTGAAGATGGAGGGAGTGGGAATTGCTAGGAAGGTTGATTTGAGGGAACATCATTCTTTTGATGCGCTTAGAGCTACTTTGATGAAGATGTTTG ATGAAACGAATTCGGAGGGTTACAAACTCACTTTCCAGAATACCAAGGGTGAATGGTTACTTGCTGAGAACGTAACTTGGAg GAATTTCATCGGAACTGTTCAACGGATCAATCTGGAAAAGAAGTCCGGGTGA
- the LOC105435529 gene encoding U11/U12 small nuclear ribonucleoprotein 25 kDa protein has protein sequence MSHIEPIVPDSCCISPRFHSNSFRRSLRYNRLPPQLLRLSVLKLDGSSFEVQVERTATVAAVRDAVESVFCEMSMNKEDFNISWPHVWGHFCLCYKHFKLMDDKSRIQHFGIRDGDQLHFVELRCPIEE, from the exons ATGTCTCACATTGAACCCATTGTCCCCGATTCTTGCTGTATTTCTCCTCGCTTTCATAGCAACAGTTTTCGCCGCTCTCTTCGCTATAATCGCCTTCCGCCCCAGCTCCTCCGACTCTCCGTCTTGAAATTGGACGGTTCTTCTTTTG AGGTGCAAGTTGAAAGGACGGCGACGGTGGCCGCGGTTAGAGATGCGGTGGAGAGTGTTTTCTGTGAAATGTCGATGAATAAAGAAGATTTCAATATTTCTTG GCCACATGTGTGGGGTCATTTTTGCTTATGCTATAAACATTTCAAGCTCATGGACGACAAATCTCGTATTCAACATTTTGGAATTCGTGATGGTGATCAG CTGCATTTTGTGGAATTGAGATGTCCCATAGAAGAATAA
- the LOC101203514 gene encoding probable serine/threonine-protein kinase PIX7, whose translation MEKRCGCWGVLTRTVSGVCKSSVSRDSPNTIPRTSLVYDSATETRYLNASNRDLCTLNEVELVSDNANPSQSDNKKSSKLLQFTFYELKAATGNFRPDSILGEGGFGFVFKGWIEENGTAPAKPGSGITVAVKSLKLDGLQGHREWVAEVAFLGQLHHPNLVKLIGYCNEDDQRLLVYEFMSRGSLENHLFRRTIPLPWSNRIKIALGAAKGLAFLHSGPVPVIYRDFKTSNILLDSDYNAKLSDFGFAKAGPQGDKTHVSTRVIGTYGYAAPEYVMTGHLTSKNDVYSFGVVLLEIVTGRRSMDKKRPSGEQNLVTWARPYLADKRKLYQIVDPRLEFNYSIKGVQKVSQLACSCLSRDPKLRPTMDEVVKILTPLQDLNDLAILTSHCRSSSQGRRKKKPEGLTYTQSFRASPLNTGKQHVR comes from the exons ATGGAGAAAAGGTGTGGTTGTTGGGGTGTTTTGACTCGTACTGTTTCTGGTGTTTGCAAATCCTCTGTTTCCAGAGACTCTCCAAATACCATTCCTCGAACTAGCCTAGTTTATGATTCTG CTACCGAAACACGGTATTTAAATGCTAGCAACAGGGATCTCTGTACCTTGAATGAAGTTGAGCTAGTCTCTGATAATGCCAATCCATCACAATcggataataaaaaatcaagcaAACTGCTTCAGTTCACTTTTTATGAGCTCAAGGCAGCAACTGGAAACTTTAGACCTGATAGTATTCTTGGGGAAGGTGGATTCGGATTTGTCTTTAAAGGATGGATTGAGGAGAATGGGACAGCCCCTGCAAAACCCGGATCAGGAATTACAGTAGCTGTTAAGAGCTTGAAACTTGATGGTCTTCAAGGCCACAGAGAATGGGTG GCTGAGGTTGCCTTTCTCGGACAACTTCACCATCCAAATCTTGTTAAGCTTATAGGTTACTGTAACGAAGATGATCAACGTTTGCTTGTTTACGAGTTTATGAGCCGTGGAAGTCTTGAGAACCATCTTTTCAGAA GAACTATTCCTCTTCCATGGTCCAATAGGATTAAGATTGCCCTTGGAGCGGCGAAGGGATTGGCCTTTCTCCATAGTGGCCCAGTACCTGTTATCTACAGAGATTTTAAGACATCCAATATATTGCTTGATTCG GATTACAATGCCAAGCTTTCTGATTTTGGTTTTGCAAAAGCTGGGCCTCAAGGAGACAAAACACATGTTTCTACCAGGGTAATTGGGACATATGGCTATGCTGCTCCTGAATATGTAATGACAG GACATCTGACATCGAAGAATGATGTTTATAGCTTTGGTGTTGTGCTTCTCGAGATTGTAACAGGGAGAAGATCCATGGACAAGAAACGTCCAAGCGGAGAACAAAACCTTGTCACATGGGCTCGACCATATTTAGCTGATAAAAGAAAGCTATATCAAATAGTAGATCCCCGCTTGGAATTTAACTATTCCATTAAAGGTGTGCAGAAAGTCTCCCAGCTTGCTTGCAGTTGCCTCAGCAGGGACCCAAAACTACGTCCAACCATGGACGAAGTCGTGAAGATTTTGACTCCACTACAAGATCTCAACGACCTCGCCATCCTAACATCTCACTGCCGCTCATCTTCACAAGGGAGGCGCAAGAAGAAACCCGAAGGACTAACCTACACCCAAAGCTTCAGAGCTTCTCCATTGAACACTGGAAAGCAGCATGTAAGGTGA